The proteins below are encoded in one region of Levilactobacillus namurensis:
- a CDS encoding PadR family transcriptional regulator, whose amino-acid sequence MGQRNRLQYIILGLLNQRSQTGYDLTKAFDHEIGEFWQAQHSQIYPMLKRMETDGEITHQDAVTGEKLAKKVYQLTHKGRQKLEAWISEPSPELTATKDEFILKLYFIRSADDPRIPAMIHEQVALHQAQLDHLHLRMATVFPDQAAIDAAYGHYLILEHAIERETQYLAWLNRH is encoded by the coding sequence ATCGGCCAGCGAAATCGACTGCAATACATTATTTTAGGGTTATTGAACCAGCGTTCCCAGACGGGCTATGATCTGACTAAGGCGTTTGATCACGAAATCGGAGAGTTCTGGCAGGCGCAACACAGCCAGATCTATCCCATGCTCAAGCGGATGGAGACCGATGGCGAGATCACCCATCAAGATGCGGTGACTGGTGAAAAGCTGGCCAAGAAGGTTTACCAGCTGACGCATAAAGGCCGCCAAAAGTTGGAGGCCTGGATCAGCGAACCGTCGCCGGAACTGACGGCGACCAAGGACGAATTCATCCTTAAGCTGTACTTTATTCGGTCGGCGGATGACCCCCGAATCCCGGCGATGATTCACGAGCAGGTGGCGTTACACCAAGCGCAGCTGGACCACCTCCACCTGCGGATGGCGACGGTCTTCCCGGACCAGGCCGCCATCGACGCCGCCTACGGGCACTACTTGATTCTAGAGCACGCGATTGAACGCGAGACCCAGTACTTAGCGTGGTTAAACCGCCATTAA
- a CDS encoding MucBP domain-containing protein, with amino-acid sequence MMTTHNARTLKSKRYQWLLLSSTALSLAFLSATSTSAQADTTTEAADQQSQATTASVTPSKTVTLTSTTKVETTDPDTPAPATETDDTTEPTDPDTTTETEDTTQPTDPNTTTETDDTTEPTNPDTTTETEDTTQPADPNTTTETDNTTEPADPDTTTETENPDATTDADDSNTTTSPEDLTDDLSNQNQTDGTDDNQLNNSIAPAAFSATAPTALTTDATETINDWMPNTLLQNEVLKELQSLKNTGKTWSSVDDITKEDMQLLTKLFMTDTYIDGETAYALDGLEYATNLTRLQLNEGFNAPSGMYYGDVRDLTPLAGLTNLTELNIQNNSISDLTPLANLVNLTSFSASFNHISDFRPLQGLTNLKDITYGNQVIIKDTPIYVSRTDKTANLPSDLYLVDGTKVTLEANAQVGKPIHINLNTLQFKYSWYFSASDKGEVTQDGNGGLNFTNIKEQEPGITGEYNGSTVVPVKDRYFLTGSSVVSGIVQFALVQPYILYDSTVTVHYQDTQGNTIADDQVLYGDVGGDYTTQQQDIDGYTFQEIQGNATGQFTDKDQEVTYIYTQDPAEQGTVTVHYVDDQGNTISPDEVLTQDVGSDYTTEQKAIDGYTFKEVTGNPTGTVTAETQEVTYVYTQDPAEQGTVTVHYVDDQGNTIAPDEVLTQDVGSDYTTEQKEIDGYTFKEVTGNPTGTVTTEAQEVTYVYTQDPAEQSTVTVHYVDDQGNTIAPDEVLTQDVGSDYTTEQKDIDGYTFKEVTGNPTGTVTTEVQEVTYVYTADKAAQGTITVHYVDENGTAIAEPTTMTGDEGSDYTTTPRTIDGYTLVKTPDNASGKYTAGNLDITYVYQAVNTGGGNGGGDNGGGDNGGNGGGDIDTGGGDNGGGDIDTGDGNNGGGDIDTGENGNTVDPEVPTTPTKPTTPGQSGNTSAGDLVSSGNAATGLRTPQTGNNSTPTALITGKAAATAAPNQTAQATLPQTNEQKSTTSLIGWLAAIAIGGLGFLRFKRREH; translated from the coding sequence ATGATGACGACACACAATGCACGTACACTAAAAAGTAAGCGTTACCAATGGCTACTCTTAAGCTCGACGGCCCTCTCACTGGCCTTTTTATCAGCGACCAGTACCAGCGCCCAGGCGGACACGACGACTGAGGCGGCGGACCAGCAGAGTCAAGCGACGACCGCTTCTGTGACCCCATCCAAGACGGTCACGTTAACTTCTACGACGAAAGTGGAAACCACGGACCCGGATACTCCCGCGCCTGCTACCGAAACTGACGACACAACGGAACCAACTGACCCAGACACCACCACGGAAACCGAAGACACCACGCAACCAACTGATCCAAATACAACGACAGAAACTGACGACACCACCGAACCGACTAATCCAGACACCACTACAGAAACTGAAGATACCACGCAACCCGCCGATCCAAATACAACGACAGAAACTGACAACACCACCGAACCAGCCGATCCAGACACTACCACGGAAACTGAAAATCCCGATGCAACCACTGATGCGGACGACTCCAACACAACGACTTCACCCGAAGACCTAACCGATGACCTTTCAAATCAAAACCAAACGGATGGGACGGACGACAACCAACTCAACAATTCCATCGCACCGGCGGCTTTCAGCGCAACCGCACCGACTGCACTAACCACGGATGCCACGGAAACCATCAATGACTGGATGCCGAATACACTTTTACAAAATGAAGTTTTGAAAGAACTTCAAAGTTTAAAAAATACCGGGAAAACCTGGTCCAGTGTTGACGATATTACCAAGGAAGACATGCAACTTTTAACAAAGCTCTTCATGACCGACACCTATATTGACGGTGAAACCGCTTATGCCTTAGACGGCCTAGAGTACGCCACGAACTTAACCAGACTTCAACTTAATGAGGGATTTAATGCGCCCTCGGGTATGTACTATGGTGACGTCCGTGATCTCACGCCACTGGCTGGATTAACCAATCTGACTGAACTAAACATCCAAAACAACAGCATAAGTGACCTCACGCCGCTAGCTAATTTGGTTAATTTAACCAGTTTTTCAGCCTCCTTTAACCACATTTCTGATTTCCGGCCTCTCCAAGGTTTGACTAACTTGAAAGATATCACCTACGGAAACCAAGTCATCATTAAAGACACCCCCATTTACGTTAGCCGGACGGATAAGACAGCTAATCTTCCTAGCGATCTCTATCTAGTCGACGGTACTAAAGTCACTCTAGAAGCCAATGCTCAGGTTGGTAAACCCATCCATATAAATCTTAACACCCTTCAATTTAAGTATAGTTGGTACTTTTCAGCTTCAGATAAGGGTGAGGTGACACAAGACGGCAATGGAGGCCTAAACTTTACCAATATTAAAGAGCAAGAACCGGGAATTACCGGTGAATATAACGGTTCAACGGTCGTCCCCGTTAAAGATCGCTACTTCCTCACTGGTTCCTCTGTGGTGTCGGGAATCGTTCAATTCGCCCTGGTTCAGCCTTACATCCTCTACGATTCAACGGTGACCGTTCACTACCAGGACACCCAGGGCAACACCATCGCCGACGACCAAGTCCTTTACGGTGACGTGGGCGGCGACTACACCACCCAGCAACAGGACATTGATGGCTATACGTTCCAAGAAATCCAAGGAAACGCTACGGGTCAATTTACGGATAAAGACCAAGAAGTGACCTACATCTACACCCAAGATCCCGCGGAACAGGGTACCGTGACCGTCCACTACGTCGATGACCAGGGCAACACTATTTCCCCAGATGAAGTTCTCACCCAAGACGTCGGTAGTGACTACACCACCGAACAAAAGGCTATCGACGGCTACACCTTTAAGGAAGTTACTGGTAACCCAACCGGGACCGTTACCGCAGAAACCCAAGAGGTCACCTACGTTTACACCCAAGATCCCGCGGAACAAGGTACCGTGACCGTCCACTACGTCGATGACCAGGGCAACACCATCGCCCCAGATGAGGTTCTCACCCAAGATGTCGGTAGTGACTACACCACCGAACAAAAGGAGATCGACGGCTACACCTTCAAGGAAGTCACCGGCAATCCAACCGGGACTGTGACCACAGAAGCCCAAGAGGTCACCTACGTTTACACTCAAGATCCCGCGGAACAGAGTACCGTGACCGTCCACTACGTCGATGACCAAGGCAACACTATCGCCCCAGATGAAGTCCTCACCCAAGACGTGGGTAGCGACTACACCACCGAACAAAAGGACATCGACGGCTACACCTTCAAGGAAGTCACCGGCAATCCAACCGGGACCGTGACCACAGAAGTGCAAGAGGTCACCTACGTTTACACGGCCGACAAAGCCGCGCAAGGGACCATCACTGTCCACTACGTTGATGAGAACGGAACAGCTATTGCGGAACCGACGACCATGACCGGTGACGAGGGCAGCGACTACACCACGACGCCGCGGACCATCGACGGCTACACACTGGTCAAGACTCCGGACAACGCCTCCGGTAAATACACTGCCGGGAACCTCGACATCACCTACGTTTACCAAGCCGTGAACACTGGCGGCGGTAACGGTGGCGGTGATAACGGCGGTGGCGACAATGGTGGCAACGGTGGCGGCGACATCGACACTGGCGGTGGTGACAACGGCGGTGGCGACATCGACACTGGCGACGGCAACAATGGCGGTGGCGATATCGATACCGGGGAAAATGGCAATACCGTTGATCCCGAAGTTCCAACGACGCCAACCAAACCAACCACTCCTGGCCAATCTGGTAACACGAGCGCCGGCGACTTGGTAAGTTCCGGGAACGCCGCAACGGGCTTACGGACACCTCAGACGGGTAATAATAGCACCCCAACGGCCCTGATAACTGGCAAAGCGGCCGCAACCGCCGCTCCTAACCAGACGGCGCAAGCTACCCTGCCACAAACTAACGAACAAAAGTCGACTACCAGTCTCATCGGTTGGCTGGCCGCTATCGCCATTGGTGGCCTAGGCTTCCTGCGGTTCAAGCGGCGGGAACACTAA
- a CDS encoding DUF5776 domain-containing protein: MRHRASRWVALGVAVLAGSLWTTNVTASTTNSASTTGPQVTQTAAQEYPIGEVEMPYALLYRDGQLDKSYLVPQAPKSLTVAQLADQDYLDQITAGLPADQAEMFESLPSSLRDFLEDPVVLKPGERAVDFLVSREADSEEMIWTADEMKELMGLQTFQDAWFLSQIAQYQVKGMTEAAHADLVANYQQNLRPRLSRLWELAQPEGMSEDKYIDAMDTVIMYKKMFDDVTIPGMGDPLMLKYGVTNDSPETLSQWNPARSEKLMLERMEAPMTDYLTKDAAGTYRIDGFILAMAAGVLGDVDPIIPPDPGEPEPTPEPTPEPAPEPDPDPDPDPDPDGNGNAGGGDGVAAKGTVVTATRKIGLYRTKNFTTQTRRQWYAKKARPDRPMFVVTGYARTAKGTLRYQVRDVNHQSKTRGLTGYVTAKAAYVTPTYYQGRHAVVTVINPQGANAYRQKNLTQKVPHFRQGQVVKVKRIVHHRLTTRFVLTDGTYLTANKKLVQAGKRQSVQKIRVRRAIYRYQTADFTQRKQRYTAGQTLKVVGWAYSHPTDLTQGSTLRYRVAGGYVTANAKYVQVIK; the protein is encoded by the coding sequence ATGCGACACCGCGCAAGCCGCTGGGTGGCCCTAGGGGTCGCCGTTTTGGCGGGAAGTTTATGGACCACAAATGTAACCGCTTCAACTACGAATTCAGCCTCGACCACTGGTCCGCAAGTCACCCAGACGGCGGCCCAGGAGTACCCGATTGGTGAGGTCGAGATGCCCTACGCCTTGCTGTACCGGGACGGCCAACTGGATAAAAGCTACTTAGTACCCCAGGCGCCTAAGTCGCTAACGGTGGCTCAACTGGCCGACCAGGACTATCTTGACCAGATTACGGCTGGGTTACCAGCGGATCAGGCGGAAATGTTTGAGTCGCTACCGAGTAGTTTACGGGATTTTCTGGAAGACCCCGTCGTCCTCAAACCTGGGGAGCGGGCCGTGGACTTTTTAGTTTCGCGTGAAGCGGACAGCGAGGAGATGATCTGGACTGCGGATGAAATGAAGGAGTTAATGGGCCTCCAGACATTCCAAGACGCGTGGTTCCTGAGCCAGATTGCCCAGTATCAGGTTAAGGGGATGACGGAGGCCGCCCACGCGGACCTAGTCGCTAATTATCAGCAGAACTTACGACCGCGATTAAGTCGTCTCTGGGAACTAGCGCAACCCGAGGGGATGAGTGAAGATAAGTACATTGATGCGATGGACACCGTGATTATGTACAAAAAGATGTTTGATGACGTTACTATTCCAGGGATGGGGGATCCCCTGATGCTCAAATACGGAGTCACCAACGATTCACCGGAGACGCTGAGTCAGTGGAATCCCGCCCGTTCGGAGAAGCTCATGCTGGAACGGATGGAGGCGCCCATGACGGACTACCTGACTAAGGATGCCGCGGGGACCTACCGGATCGATGGGTTTATCTTGGCCATGGCGGCCGGCGTTTTGGGGGACGTGGACCCCATCATTCCACCAGATCCCGGTGAACCGGAGCCGACTCCAGAGCCGACCCCCGAACCCGCGCCGGAACCTGACCCGGATCCCGACCCTGACCCCGATCCGGACGGCAACGGCAACGCTGGCGGTGGGGATGGTGTTGCGGCTAAGGGGACCGTCGTGACGGCCACCCGCAAGATTGGCCTGTACCGGACCAAGAACTTTACCACCCAGACACGGCGCCAATGGTACGCCAAGAAAGCCCGCCCGGACCGACCGATGTTCGTGGTCACGGGCTACGCGCGGACGGCTAAGGGGACGTTGCGGTACCAGGTCCGGGATGTGAACCATCAGAGTAAGACCCGGGGGTTGACCGGTTACGTGACCGCTAAGGCGGCCTACGTCACGCCGACCTATTACCAGGGACGCCACGCGGTGGTCACGGTGATCAACCCGCAAGGCGCTAACGCTTACCGGCAGAAGAACTTGACTCAAAAGGTCCCGCATTTCCGGCAGGGTCAGGTGGTTAAGGTGAAGCGAATTGTCCACCACCGGCTGACCACCCGGTTCGTGCTCACCGACGGGACCTACCTCACGGCGAATAAGAAATTGGTTCAGGCGGGGAAACGCCAGTCGGTTCAAAAGATTCGGGTCCGGCGGGCGATCTACCGGTACCAAACGGCCGACTTCACCCAGCGTAAACAGCGGTACACCGCCGGTCAGACCCTCAAAGTGGTGGGCTGGGCGTACAGTCACCCGACCGACCTGACACAGGGGAGCACGTTGCGTTACCGGGTTGCCGGGGGCTACGTGACCGCCAATGCCAAGTACGTGCAGGTGATCAAGTAG
- a CDS encoding nucleoside 2-deoxyribosyltransferase domain-containing protein — protein MIVLAERVHAEHPQVYLAGPWFAPGEPERLGALENLMNDMGISYYSPRLDGIDLTPDATDADRDAVFADNTAHLKTAKLVLAVVDDYDTGTIWETGMAFGREIPIAYYMETLKTGETFNVMLAKSAVAVLEDLNQTRQFLADPTSKDFTYHGAIR, from the coding sequence GTGATTGTATTGGCAGAACGGGTACACGCAGAACACCCCCAAGTTTATCTCGCCGGTCCTTGGTTCGCCCCAGGAGAACCGGAACGCTTGGGCGCCTTAGAGAACTTGATGAATGACATGGGCATCAGCTACTATTCACCGCGTCTAGACGGAATCGACTTGACGCCGGACGCGACGGATGCCGACCGGGATGCGGTCTTTGCCGATAACACGGCGCATCTGAAGACCGCCAAGTTGGTCTTGGCCGTGGTCGACGACTACGATACCGGAACTATCTGGGAGACGGGGATGGCCTTCGGGCGCGAGATCCCCATCGCGTACTACATGGAGACCCTGAAGACGGGGGAGACGTTCAACGTGATGTTGGCGAAATCGGCCGTAGCGGTCTTAGAGGACCTCAATCAGACCCGTCAATTCCTAGCGGACCCCACCAGCAAGGACTTCACGTACCATGGGGCAATTCGGTAA
- a CDS encoding phenolic acid decarboxylase produces MTEKTFKTLDDFLGTHFIYTYDNGWEYEWYAKNDHTVDYRIHGGMVAGRWVTDQEAHIVMLVPGIYKVAWTEPTGTDVALDFVPNDKKLNGTIFFPKWVEEHPEITVTYQNDHIDLMEASREKYDTYPKLVVPEFAQITYIGDAGQNNNDVINQAPYAGMTDDIRAGKFYDTNYRHPNQK; encoded by the coding sequence ATGACTGAAAAAACCTTTAAAACCCTCGACGACTTCCTAGGTACCCACTTCATCTACACCTACGACAACGGTTGGGAATACGAATGGTACGCCAAGAACGACCACACCGTCGATTACCGGATTCACGGCGGGATGGTCGCCGGCCGCTGGGTCACCGACCAAGAAGCCCACATCGTAATGCTGGTTCCCGGCATCTACAAGGTGGCTTGGACGGAACCCACTGGGACCGACGTGGCCCTCGACTTCGTGCCCAACGACAAGAAGTTAAACGGGACCATCTTCTTCCCCAAGTGGGTCGAAGAGCACCCCGAGATCACGGTGACCTACCAAAACGACCACATTGACTTAATGGAAGCTTCTCGCGAAAAGTACGATACCTACCCTAAGTTGGTGGTTCCCGAATTCGCCCAGATTACCTACATTGGCGATGCTGGCCAGAACAATAACGACGTGATCAACCAGGCACCTTACGCGGGGATGACCGACGACATCCGCGCCGGCAAGTTCTACGACACAAACTACCGGCACCCGAACCAGAAATAA
- a CDS encoding zinc ribbon domain-containing protein yields the protein MKQTTSRICSQCGYQNAGDANFCLKCGAKLSAADDYIMVPHSSDLSFPLTGLDLTDDEIAQTKRFVITQATTIPAGYRSAGLVFAESDVAPQAGQKAAWEDLMKHLMALLLAKHYDGCAHIVLQPQPTNPSQLCLYGEALVAQPQV from the coding sequence ATGAAACAAACCACTAGCCGTATCTGTTCCCAATGTGGGTACCAGAACGCCGGCGACGCTAACTTCTGCCTGAAGTGTGGCGCTAAGCTCTCCGCGGCCGACGACTACATCATGGTGCCCCACAGTAGCGACCTGTCCTTCCCCCTGACCGGGCTGGACCTAACGGACGACGAAATCGCCCAAACTAAGCGCTTCGTGATCACCCAAGCCACCACGATTCCGGCGGGTTACCGTAGCGCTGGCCTGGTCTTCGCGGAAAGCGACGTCGCTCCGCAAGCCGGGCAAAAGGCCGCTTGGGAGGACCTGATGAAGCATCTGATGGCCCTTCTGTTGGCCAAGCACTACGACGGTTGCGCCCACATCGTCCTTCAACCGCAACCCACCAACCCTAGTCAACTCTGTCTCTACGGCGAAGCCCTCGTGGCTCAGCCGCAAGTCTAA
- a CDS encoding SDR family NAD(P)-dependent oxidoreductase — protein sequence MTVYPILQDKVAIVTGAAMGMGEATAKLFAEAKAKVIVADFNDEKGQAVAQDIQDQGLEATFVHVDISNSQEVQQLIQTTLKTYGSLDVAINNAALAPDNAPVADFNEDYFDRLVAVDLKGTALCMKYELQAMIKQNTGGSIVNISSVSGYRPQPNNMTYVAAKHGVRGMTKVAALENGPHNIRVNSLAPGAIDTPMLHSSLKAAGLDPKEFAKTLSELNRFGDPREIAQGSLFLASDMASYITGTTLNVDAGFVNM from the coding sequence ATGACAGTTTATCCAATCTTACAAGATAAAGTCGCAATCGTAACCGGTGCTGCAATGGGCATGGGTGAAGCCACCGCTAAGCTATTTGCCGAAGCTAAGGCCAAAGTCATTGTGGCCGACTTCAACGATGAAAAAGGACAAGCCGTAGCTCAAGACATCCAGGACCAGGGCTTAGAAGCTACCTTTGTCCATGTTGATATTTCAAATAGTCAAGAAGTCCAGCAACTAATCCAAACTACCCTAAAGACTTATGGTAGTTTAGATGTTGCCATTAATAACGCCGCACTAGCACCAGATAACGCCCCCGTTGCCGACTTTAACGAAGATTACTTTGACCGCTTAGTCGCCGTTGACCTAAAAGGAACCGCGTTATGCATGAAATATGAACTCCAAGCAATGATCAAACAAAACACCGGTGGCTCCATCGTTAACATTTCGTCAGTCTCCGGTTACCGGCCGCAACCGAACAACATGACTTACGTCGCTGCTAAACATGGTGTTCGGGGAATGACTAAAGTAGCCGCCCTCGAAAATGGTCCGCACAATATTCGGGTCAACAGTCTCGCTCCCGGTGCCATTGATACACCAATGCTCCACAGTTCCTTGAAGGCCGCGGGTCTGGATCCTAAAGAATTCGCTAAAACATTGAGTGAACTTAACCGTTTTGGCGACCCGCGTGAAATTGCCCAAGGGAGTTTATTCTTGGCCTCGGACATGGCCAGCTACATTACCGGGACCACACTCAACGTCGATGCCGGCTTCGTTAATATGTAA
- a CDS encoding NUDIX hydrolase encodes MANYIQEIRALVGHKPILLNASGGILLNDQGQVLLNLRTDTHNWSLPGGYLEYGETFDAACIREYREDSGIDVALVAPIGLFDQGFTTYPNGDQAQVITRLYLVRAVGGQALQQATDETLDLQYFSFDDLPPLLNQQTADMLAAAQTYCQSHEH; translated from the coding sequence ATGGCAAACTATATCCAAGAAATCCGCGCCCTAGTGGGGCACAAACCGATTCTGTTAAACGCGAGCGGGGGCATCCTGCTCAATGACCAGGGCCAAGTCTTACTCAACCTGCGGACGGACACCCACAACTGGAGCCTGCCCGGCGGCTACCTGGAGTACGGCGAGACCTTTGACGCCGCCTGCATCCGCGAATACCGCGAAGACAGTGGCATCGACGTAGCGCTGGTGGCCCCCATCGGGCTGTTCGACCAAGGATTCACCACCTACCCCAACGGCGACCAAGCCCAAGTGATCACACGCTTATATCTGGTCCGCGCCGTGGGTGGCCAGGCCCTCCAGCAGGCCACCGACGAGACTTTAGACCTCCAGTACTTCAGCTTCGACGACCTACCGCCCCTGTTGAACCAACAGACGGCCGATATGCTCGCCGCAGCCCAGACCTATTGTCAATCCCATGAACACTAA
- a CDS encoding matrixin family metalloprotease produces the protein MTFKSLKISFLVIFTMSLAFIGSTAHADAAAKTPSWGHWESSKITYTYSGSSKYYQKIWKSAVKKWNKTGAVKLKAVKSQKKADIVLQTSASLSTQKGLFTGYTNYSFYNHQDEDAEIVSANSTLNRDLLTSFSYTKKQRTNVATHELGHALGLSHSKSRRSVMYASNRYESISHQDKVALEKAYAD, from the coding sequence ATGACGTTTAAATCTTTAAAGATCAGTTTCTTAGTAATCTTCACCATGAGCTTAGCCTTCATCGGCAGCACCGCCCACGCCGACGCAGCGGCTAAGACGCCTTCTTGGGGTCATTGGGAATCATCTAAAATCACCTATACTTACAGCGGCAGCTCCAAATACTACCAAAAGATCTGGAAAAGCGCCGTTAAAAAATGGAACAAGACCGGTGCGGTGAAGTTAAAGGCCGTCAAGAGTCAGAAAAAAGCCGACATCGTGTTACAAACGTCTGCTTCCCTGAGTACCCAAAAGGGCCTATTCACCGGCTACACCAACTATTCTTTCTACAACCATCAGGATGAGGATGCCGAGATTGTGTCGGCGAACTCCACGTTAAACCGGGACCTGTTGACGTCGTTCAGCTACACCAAGAAGCAACGGACCAACGTGGCGACCCATGAACTGGGCCACGCCCTGGGCCTGAGCCATTCCAAGAGTCGCCGTAGCGTAATGTACGCCAGCAACCGTTACGAGTCCATCAGCCATCAAGATAAGGTCGCCTTGGAAAAGGCCTACGCGGACTAA
- a CDS encoding TcaA second domain-containing protein — protein sequence MQTCPHCHQPVTAGSRFCEHCGYDLTQTQAPAATAGRRRANSPSPRSHHHWLGKVLGGVIALAVIVVAFLGVGFYHRQAGKPKQITTITDAITANQSNDLAKHLTSDDPSLKITGDTVQPFLDYTRKHPQYVKNMRADLLDSGETRDHTFKLVTAGHTLGVLPVYKLQVATMHPHLSTNAANATILANNDAVITAKNDHFTYTAGPLFPGHYTFKLSGTRDKASVTTDLLGSQDRNQAIALTAKAAKTTSSSTTTTTSNSGTGEQPHPNDQSSSATRGQLEADMSSDAQEAIDAASDDYDFDPDDERYTVSEPHPQVLEIKTYDRDTGVSDGTYRYDQVHSIVSLYNASTGKFETNDDDDD from the coding sequence ATGCAAACCTGTCCGCATTGTCATCAACCCGTCACCGCTGGCAGTCGCTTCTGTGAACACTGCGGCTACGACCTGACCCAGACCCAGGCCCCGGCCGCCACCGCTGGTCGCCGGCGGGCCAACTCCCCGTCGCCCCGGTCCCACCACCATTGGCTGGGCAAAGTCTTGGGCGGCGTGATTGCCCTGGCCGTCATCGTGGTCGCCTTCTTAGGCGTCGGCTTTTACCACCGGCAAGCCGGAAAGCCCAAGCAGATCACCACGATCACCGACGCCATCACGGCCAACCAAAGCAATGATCTAGCCAAGCACCTGACCAGTGACGACCCTAGCCTCAAGATCACGGGCGACACGGTCCAGCCGTTCTTGGACTACACCCGCAAGCATCCCCAGTACGTCAAGAACATGCGTGCCGACCTGCTGGATTCCGGTGAGACCCGCGACCACACCTTTAAACTGGTCACAGCTGGCCACACCCTAGGCGTCCTGCCCGTGTATAAGTTGCAGGTGGCGACCATGCATCCCCACCTCAGTACCAACGCCGCCAACGCCACCATCCTGGCGAACAACGATGCGGTGATCACGGCCAAGAACGACCACTTCACCTACACCGCCGGCCCCCTGTTCCCTGGGCACTACACGTTCAAACTCTCGGGGACCCGCGATAAGGCCAGCGTCACCACAGATCTGCTGGGAAGTCAGGACCGTAACCAGGCCATCGCGCTGACCGCCAAGGCGGCGAAGACCACTAGCAGTTCGACCACCACGACCACCAGCAATTCCGGGACCGGCGAGCAACCACACCCCAACGACCAATCCAGCAGTGCCACGCGGGGGCAATTGGAAGCCGACATGTCTTCGGACGCCCAGGAAGCCATCGACGCGGCCAGTGACGACTACGATTTCGACCCCGACGACGAGCGCTACACGGTCTCTGAACCCCATCCGCAAGTTCTCGAAATCAAGACCTACGACCGGGATACCGGCGTGTCAGACGGGACTTACCGCTACGACCAAGTCCACTCGATCGTCAGCCTGTACAACGCCAGCACCGGTAAGTTCGAAACCAATGATGACGACGATGATTAA